The following proteins are co-located in the Vigna angularis cultivar LongXiaoDou No.4 chromosome 2, ASM1680809v1, whole genome shotgun sequence genome:
- the LOC108327226 gene encoding uncharacterized protein LOC108327226: protein MQRKIRTRSTSSSEPLLLDLEVEKTARRNNSQRRRENRTSRDISPTPVISERPNSPTANQEMGDMADNMNDNGDRQARRTLEDYSTFAGPLHFNSIARPRVNVVNMEMKPALIHLVQSNQFNGLSHENPYNHLATFLEICNTVKIHQVPDEAIRLSLFPFSLGGNAKMWLNSFPENSFSTWEDVVAKFLNKFFPQSKVNKGKQEISSFEQDVNETLSQAWDRFKGLLRKTPTHGFDEPTVLNMFLGGLRSQTKLMLDASAGGNIRWKTPEEAHELIENMATNDSEMQNERAQQKGVFQLQSQDALLAQNKIMTQQLEALMNKLYQLPKELQNVSQAQHQGCELCGGEHANGHCAMQVNTQEDVNYMGNQNRQNHYNQGWRPHPSMGQGQAGPSNRPPQQYQPHPSLSDRTSKLEDTLQQFMQVSISNHKSTEASIRNLKIQVGQLAKKLEEKPDKCFGANTEANPKEECKAITTRSGKLLVSGEKKNSEESDERKDENETKSENRREEENERKEKDSSVSREKEKDEEDERRKRKEREVEKPLPYPQIYSRKDKEKKFGRFMDIFKQLEIKIPFSEALQQMPVYAKFMKELLTKKRKYIEEETIEVQGNCTAIIQKLLPPKFKDPGSFTIPCTIGKLAIGKALIDLGARINLMPFSLFEKIGELELKPTRMSLQLADRSIKYPLGVVEDVLVRVDKFVFPVDFVIMEMEADVEVPLILGRPFMKTARVLIDVDDGKLKVRVEDEGEFQCF from the coding sequence ATGCAGAGAAAAATTCGTACTAGAAGCACATCATCATCTGAACCTCTTCTATTGGATCTTGAAGTTGAAAAGACAGCAAGAAGAAACAATAGccaaagaaggagagaaaacagGACATCAAGAGACATTTCTCCCACACCTGTAATCTCTGAGCGACCAAACTCTCCCACAGCTAATCAGGAAATGGGGGATATGGCTGACAACATGAATGATAACGGTGATAGACAAGCAAGGCGCACATTGGAAGACTACTCTACTTTCGCAGGGCCACTccactttaatagcattgctcGACCACGGGTAAATGTTGTGAACATGGAAATGAAGCCAGCCCTCATCCATCTGGTGCAGAGTAATCAGTTCAATGGCCTATCACACGAGAATCCTTATAATCATTTGGCAACTTTCTTGgaaatttgcaacactgtaaaaATCCATCAAGTGCCAGATGAGGCAATAAGgctcagcttatttccattctcctTGGGAGGTAATGCTAAGATGTGGCTGAACTCTTTCCCTGAAAATAGTTTTAGTACTTGGGAGGATGTTGTGGCAAAATTCCTCAACAAATTCTTTCCACAGTCCAAGGTTAACAAGGGGAAACAGGAGATTTCATCTTTTGAACAGGATGTCAATGAGACTTTGAGTCAAGCCTGGGACAGATTCAAAGGTCTACTGAGAAAGACACCCACTCATGGGTTTGATGAGCCTACCGTTCTCAATATGTTTTTGGGAGGATTGAGATCCCAAACCAAActgatgttggatgcctcagctggaggaaatatTAGATGGAAGACACCTGAAGAAGCCCATGAGctaatagaaaacatggctacaaATGACAGTGAAATGCAGAATGAAAGGGCTCAACAAAAGGGCGTTTTTCAACTACAATCTCAGGACGCCTTATTagctcaaaacaagataatgacCCAACAGCTTGAAGCGCTCATGAACAAACTCTATCAATTGCCAAAAGAGCTCCAGAATGTGTCACAAGCCCAACATCAAGggtgtgaattgtgtggaggaGAACATGCTAATGGTCATTGTGCTATGCAGGTCAATACCCAAGAAGATGTGAACTATATGGGTAATCAGAACCGCCAAAATCActataatcaaggatggagaccgcacccaagcatgggccaaggacaagcTGGACCCTCAAACAGACCACCACAACAATACCAACCGCACCCCTCTCTATCAGACAGGACCTCTAAATTGGAggacactcttcaacaattcatgcaagtatccatctccaaccataaaagcacaGAAGCATCCATAAGGAATTTGAAGATACAAGTTGGCCAACTGGCCAAGAAGCTAGAAGAAAAACCTGATAAGTGTTTTGGAGCCAATACTGAAGCCAACCCAAAGGAGGAGTGCAAGGCAATCACTACAAGAAGTGGTAAGTTGCTAGTGAGTGGGGAGAAAAAGAATTCAGAAGAgagtgatgaaagaaaagatgaaaatgagacaaagagtgagaatagaagagaagaagagaatgagagaaaagaaaaagacagtAGTGTCagtagagagaaagaaaaagatgaagaggatgagagaagaaaaagaaaagaaagagaagttgaGAAGCCTCTTCCCTATCCACAAATATACTCaagaaaggataaagaaaagaagtttGGGCGGTTCATGgatatcttcaagcaattggagataaaaataccattttcagAAGCACTACAACAAATGCCAGTCTATGCAAAATTCATGAAGGAACTCCTCACTAAAAAGAGGAAATACATTGAGGAAGAGACCATTGAGGTACAAGGCAACTGCACTGCCATTATCCAAAAGCTtctccctcctaaattcaaggATCCCGGTAGCTTCACCATTCCCTGCACTATAGGTAAGCTAGCTATTGGAaaagcattgattgatttgggtgCAAGgattaatttgatgcctttctctttatttgagAAGATTGGAGAGCTTGAACTCAAACCTACTCGGATGAGCCTACAATTGGCGGAcagatccatcaagtatccaCTTGGTGTAGTGGAGGATGTTCTTGTACGAGTAGATAAATTTGTGTTTCCAGTAGATTTCGTTATCATGGAAATGGAGGCGGATGTGGAGGTACCGCtcattcttggaaggccatttATGAAGACGGCAAGAGTACtcattgatgttgatgatggtaaGCTCAAGGTGAGGGTGGAAGATGAAGgtgaatttcaatgtttttga